The following proteins are encoded in a genomic region of Hirundo rustica isolate bHirRus1 chromosome 3, bHirRus1.pri.v3, whole genome shotgun sequence:
- the ZFP36L2 gene encoding mRNA decay activator protein ZFP36L2 produces the protein MSTTLLSAFYDIDFLCKTEKSLTNLSSMLDKKAVGTPVTPPSSSFAPGFLRRHSTSNLTALAGGSKFPSPTGSSSSSTSSSSSSSSSSSSFGSLKETGSGGGGGSSSPTALLNKENKFRDRSFSENGERSQHLMQQLQQQQAAGKGSGSGGGGGAPINSTRYKTELCRPFEESGACKYGEKCQFAHGFHELRSLTRHPKYKTELCRTFHTIGFCPYGPRCHFIHNADERRPAPGGGTAAPPPAAAAGPHHHPHHAAPHPAGSTGDLRAFAPRDHPLGGGGGFGHPRGGGGERPKLPHSLSFSGFSAHHHHHHPPHPHGTAPPPPPPAGRLDAALLESPGGSRTPPPPASASYCEELLSPPCANNAFAFSGQELGSLIAPLALHTQNFAAAAAAAAAAAAYYRCQQQPPPPPGGACPPPPASPPFSFQPLRRLSESPVFDAPPSPPDSLSDRESYLSGSLSSGSLSGSESPSLDSGRRLPIFSRLSISDD, from the exons ATGTCGACGACACTTTTATCTGCCTTCTACGACATTGACTTCTTGTGCAAG ACGGAGAAGTCCCTGACCAACCTCAGCAGCATGCTGGACAAGAAAGCCGTGGGGACCCCGGTgacccctcccagctccagcttcGCGCCGGGCTTCCTGCGGCGGCACTCGACCAGCAACCTGACGGCGCTGGCCGGCGGCTCCAAGTTCCCCAGCCCTACCGGCTCCAGCTCTTCTTCCACGTCCTCCTCCTCGTCGTCttcgtcctcctcctcctcgttcGGCAGTCTGAAGGAGACGGGCTCCGGCGGAGgaggcggcagcagcagccccacggCCCTGCTCAACAAGGAGAACAAGTTCCGGGACCGCTCCTTCAGCGAGAACGGCGAGCGCAGCCAGCACCtcatgcagcagctgcagcagcagcaggcggCCGGCAAGGGCAGCGgctccggcggcggcggcggggcccccATCAACTCGACGCGCTACAAGACGGAGCTGTGCCGCCCCTTCGAGGAGAGCGGCGCCTGCAAGTACGGCGAGAAGTGCCAGTTCGCCCACGGCTTCCACGAGCTGCGCAGCCTCACCCGCCACCCCAAGTACAAGACCGAGCTCTGCCGCACCTTCCACACCATCGGCTTCTGCCCCTACGGCCCGCGCTGCCACTTCATCCACAACGCCGACGAGCGCCGCCCGGCGCCCGGCGGGGGCACGGCCGCCccccctcccgccgccgcggccgggCCGCACCACCACCCGCACCACGCGGCCCCGCACCCCGCCGGCAGCACCGGCGACCTCCGCGCCTTCGCCCCCCGCGACCACCCGctgggcggcggcggcggcttcGGGCAcccgcgcggcggcggcggcgagcggCCCaagctgccccacagcctgagcttCTCCGGCTTCTCcgcccaccaccaccaccatcaccccCCGCACCCCCACGGcaccgccccgccgccgccgccgcccgccggccGCCTGGACGCCGCCCTGCTGGAGAGCCCCGGCGGTTCGCGcacgccgccgccgcccgcctccGCCTCCTACTGCGAGGAGCTGCTCTCGCCGCCCTGCGCCAACAACGCTTTCGCCTTCTccgggcaggagctgggcagcctCATCGCCCCCCTCGCCCTGCACACCCAGAACttcgccgccgccgccgccgcggccgcggccgccgccgcctaTTAccgctgccagcagcagccgccgccgccgcccggcggggcctgcccgccgccccccgcctcGCCGCCCTTCAGCTTCCAGCCCCTCCGCCGCCTCTCCGAGTCGCCCGTCTTCGACGCGCCGCCCAGCCCGCCGGACTCGCTCTCCGACAGGGAGAGTTACCTGAGCGGCTCCCTCAGCTCCGGCTCCCTCAGCGGCTCCGAGTCGCCCAGCCTGGACTCGGGCCGCCGCCTGCCCATCTTCAGCCGCCTCTCCATCTCCGACGACTGA